A stretch of the Bacillus licheniformis DSM 13 = ATCC 14580 genome encodes the following:
- a CDS encoding dihydrofolate reductase, giving the protein MISLIAAMDRNRLIGKDNDLPWHLPQDLKYFKEVTKGHAVIMGRKTFESIGRPLPHRENIIVTSNKELDIPNCQVMHSAEEAVRFAKNRNEECFVIGGSTLYTEILPFADKLYVTKIDETFEGDRYFPEFSEAEWEIVSRRKGLKDDKNPYDYEFLVYQRKG; this is encoded by the coding sequence ATGATCTCATTGATTGCTGCAATGGACAGAAACCGCCTGATCGGCAAAGACAATGATTTGCCATGGCATCTGCCGCAAGATTTGAAGTATTTTAAAGAGGTGACGAAAGGGCACGCCGTAATCATGGGGAGAAAGACGTTCGAGTCCATCGGCAGACCTTTGCCCCACCGCGAGAACATCATCGTCACATCCAATAAAGAACTGGATATCCCGAATTGTCAGGTGATGCACTCGGCAGAGGAAGCGGTGCGGTTTGCGAAAAACAGAAACGAAGAATGTTTTGTCATCGGCGGTTCAACACTATACACGGAGATTCTGCCTTTTGCGGACAAGCTGTATGTGACAAAAATTGATGAAACCTTTGAAGGGGACCGGTACTTTCCTGAATTCAGCGAAGCTGAGTGGGAAATCGTTTCGAGGCGGAAAGGCCTGAAAGATGACAAAAATCCTTATGACTACGAATTCCTCGTTTATCAAAGAAAAGGATAG